One Aegilops tauschii subsp. strangulata cultivar AL8/78 chromosome 7, Aet v6.0, whole genome shotgun sequence genomic window carries:
- the LOC120967899 gene encoding uncharacterized protein, producing the protein MHVATHWNDYDKSPLKHVIPHAIKDIALNFEMEKDDKVGNDVCTKVIQKGVRQQRYRLKKKYFNGYTAQEALSNKPANITHENWTSHVNKWSDERNKEICQMNKENREAVKHHQKTGSMSYVAFFSKLEKDKYNNQDTSPIEFFKDTHTNSKTGSMSEPTLLAHNAMEKKRETQSEGE; encoded by the exons ATGCATGTTGCTACGCACTGGAATGACTATGACAAAAGCCCACTCAAACATGTTATTCCCCATGCTATTAAAGATATCGCG CTTAACTTTGAGATGGAAAAGGATGACAAGGTTGGGAATGATGTATGCACAAAAGTAATCCAGAAGGGTGTTCGACAACAACGCTACAGGCTAAAGAAGAAATACTTCAATGGTTATACTGCTCAGGAAGCATTATCAAATAAGCCAGCGAACATCACTCATGAGAATTGGACCAGCCATGTCAATAAATGGTCTGATGAAAGAAACAAG GAAATATGTCAAATGAATAAGGAAAACCGAGAAGCTGTCAAGCATCACCAAAAGACTGGATCTATGTCTTATGTTGCCTTTTTCAGCAAACTT GAAAAAGACAAGTACAATAATCAGGACACAAGTCCCATTGAGTTTTTCAAAGACACCCATACAAACAGCAAGACTGGTAGCATGAGCGAGCCGACACTTCTAGCTCAT AATGCGATGGAAAAGAAAAGGGAAACACAATCAGAAGGTGAGTAG